The following is a genomic window from Amycolatopsis sp. BJA-103.
TCGTCGCCGACCCGATCCCCAGCGCCAGAGCGCCCGCGAAACCCGCCTTGAGCAGAAACCCGCGGCGGTCGACGCCTTCGCCGTCGCTCACGTCCTGTCGGCCTCTGCGGCCGCCATGGCCTCGATGAGGCTCTTGGGCCTCAGGTCGGTCCACGTCGCCTCTACGTAGTCCAAGCACTCCTGTCTGGAGGCCTCGGCCTTCGCCACCGTCCAGCCGTCGGGCACCTCGGCGAACGAGGGCCAGAGCGAGTGCTGGTTCTCGTCGTTGACCAGCACCAGAAAGCGGCCGTCTTCGTTGTCGAACGGATTCGTCATCACACAGCTCCCTCAGCAAACTTAGGGAAGGCTAGCCTAATGATTTACCCATGGCCATAGGCCGAAAACGTGACGGTGGCGGCATTTCCGCTCAGGCACGGCCACGGCGCATCTCCCCCACCAGCAACCAGCCGAGATACAGCCCGCCGAGTACCAGGGTGGTCACCCCGACCGGCAGCTGGGAACCCGGAATGAGCCGCTGGGCGACCAAATCCGCGAAGGCCAGCAAGAAACCACCGGACAACGCGGAGATGGACAAGGAGGGACCGACGGAGCGGGCGAGCCGTTTCGCGACCTGCGGCGCCGCGAGCGCGACGAACGAGATCGGGCCCGCGCAGACGATCGCCACCGCGCTCAGCAACACCGAAACGGTGATCGCCCGGCGGCGCACCGCCCCCACCGGCAACCCGAGCGAAGTGGCCGAATCCGGGCCCAGTTCCAGGGTCAGCAACGGCTTGCTCAGCAGGAAAGCGCACGGCAGCACCACGACCAGCACCGCCAGCAGGATCCACGCGTGCTCCCACGACCGCCCGTTGAGACTGCCGAC
Proteins encoded in this region:
- a CDS encoding MbtH family protein — translated: MTNPFDNEDGRFLVLVNDENQHSLWPSFAEVPDGWTVAKAEASRQECLDYVEATWTDLRPKSLIEAMAAAEADRT